The following DNA comes from Desulfatirhabdium butyrativorans DSM 18734.
TACCACCCAAGAATCCGGTGACTTTCGCTGTGTCATTGACAATATGCCATGTTTCATCGTCCAATTCCATTTGGACCAGGATATATCCAGGATAAAATTTTCTTGCAGTTTCTTTTTTCTTACCTTTGACCAATTCGACAACCTGCTCAGTCGGCACCAATACCTGTCCAAATTTTTCAGGATGCGGAGAAGACGCAATACGATCTTCCAAAGATTGTTTTACTCTCTTCTCAAATCCGGAATAGACATGTACGACATACCATTTTTTCGACACGCTTCCTCTCCTACTTCAAAATCAGTTGCAATAAGCTGGAA
Coding sequences within:
- the nusG gene encoding transcription termination/antitermination protein NusG, whose amino-acid sequence is MSKKWYVVHVYSGFEKRVKQSLEDRIASSPHPEKFGQVLVPTEQVVELVKGKKKETARKFYPGYILVQMELDDETWHIVNDTAKVTGFLGGKSSPSALSDEDAQSILNRMESGKKKPLPKFQFEPGDEIRVIEGPFNNFHGTVDEVNPEKGKIRVLVSIFGRSTPVELDFMQVAKT